A section of the Streptomyces xinghaiensis S187 genome encodes:
- a CDS encoding polymorphic toxin-type HINT domain-containing protein, with the protein MVGSLLQAAAVPQATAADGSKGRPALPAAEKPVPGASLGRDESQPRGAAKGPKTPRKAPDAAWPQTGSAVVELPRASGKRRTGRVRAENLPLELGTPTEVDGAAAKTQPQTADGSGRAPAARGKVRTRVIDRETARKAGVDGLLFTVESLPAAGRAEDGKPGTVGARLDYSGFAEAFGGGYGARLTLVELPACVLRTPDKKQCRTGTPVTAVNDTEQQTLTAEAVSLRPGSPTVLAAVAEEESEENGDYKATKLSPSAAWDTNLNTGDFSWSYDMPVPEVPGGMKPNVGLSYSSGAIDGRTGGTNNQSSWVGDGFDLWPGYIERRYKPCSEDDVEHPDGNKPGDQCWGYDNAFITFNGKGGELVPAGKDEWKLKQDDGTKINRLRSTNRGNGDEDGEYWRLTDPEGNRYYFGYHRLPGWTEGKETTDSAWTVPVFGDDTGEPCHAGSFEDSWCRQAWRWNLDYAVDRHGNAVAYYYDQEKNSYGRNLEEKDNTRYTRGGTLDRIEYGLKSSSMYGTKALAKVTFTGAQRCLPNDRTDCTSIEDDAFYWYDTPWDLNCEAGADCDRGRVSPSFWTRERLTGVTTQILTGDTYSNVDSWKLDHRWGQADIDYQLLLDSVQHTGHTAEPAVTLPKTTFAYTQLENRLDKTGDGYAPFVKARLSTVADESGGRTDVNYSSPVCDWDALPTPETNTTRCFPQYIGGSGSDDPERQWFNKYVVTSVTDTDRTGGAPDQVTRYEYKGGAAWHFDDDDGLTREKFKTWSQWRGYGHVRVMTGGQGGTAAMKSQEDSYFLRGMDGDRKNASGGTKSVSVALGEGEGDPITDHESAAGFAYKTVAFSAPGGNVLGKSVQRPWHHRTAEKERDFGTVTANLTGTAHVKEWASLDDGGGSEWRITSTSTKHDTVAGRVVQVDDFGDNGTSADNQCTRTTYATNTDKNILALPSRVETVAVKCADEPDRSEDVISDERTAYDGGAYGAAPTTGDATHAASLKQHDGTKATYLESGATYDSYGRRLTATDLTANVTTTGDGAPVRSARDDGRITTTAYSPATGLPSKVTETTPPAKDGDNSTAQTMVTELEPLRGRPTAVFDTNNKRTTLAYDALGRTTKVWLAGRLTGTKPDQEYTYFVNEGEPVAVATRTLGISGSEQIPSYTIYDGFLRERQVQEPGPDGGRLISDIFYDERGQVAKTFAPYYADGAQRRLLFQPEDAEGVESQTRHSYDGLGRETESRQIAGNGDGGAVLGVTKTLHGGDRTTVIPPEGGTATTTLTDARGRSTELRQHHQRAADAGYDTTKYTYTPSGELSKVTDPAGNAWTYDYDQLGRQIRSEDPDKGTVTSTYDDRGQLVSTTDARGTELVKVYDGLGRQTELREGGATGKLRAKWTFDTISGAQGHLAEATRYVDGEAYTHKVTMYDPYYRPMRTATVIPGAEGELAGTYQEGTSYAANGLVRARSFSAAGNITGKGWNHTYENGTLRPLAVYGSGFRADATFSLTGKPLQFELGGTGGAKKTWVSHTYEWGTQRLATSRVDREEVAGVDQHNTYRYDQAGNVLSVSDVSRDGTDTQCFTYDYLRRITEAWTQGVKTCADKPAGDEIGGPAPYWHSYTYDKTGNRLTETLHDTGGDSAKDTERSYAYPPAGGPQPHTLTSVSTQGPAGTARDTYGYDATGNTSSRNLAGDTQKLTWDAEGHLAKITEPVEGGEDKVTEYLYDTDGNRLIARTPTETTLYLGDHTEIVLKKGSDEPEATRYIPLGGGNQAVIADDGTCTITVADHHGTGQLAIDAATLELTRRRTLPFGGLRGETPEAWPGTRGFVGGVDETGTTGLVHLGAREYDPALGRFISVDPVMDLAKPQQIHGYTYSSNNPLTWTDPTGLMETCGATTVQCYPGHREKPKKPKGKKKINSAVSGGNPGSPGNSGSSRPWGGRLGTYTPGSGSGRGLGPVIIEGNDVDAPSCTWTVNVCTGGLIEAADFQADWADLWEIGEEVVFPDIESWKSCLADHELAGCGWAATDLPWFKVIKGGKVFLKGAKKCHSFLPGTAVLLADGTRKDIENLEVGDEIVVTNPETGETTTREVVASIITEDDKHFVELTISSDNRSASLVATATHPFWVESEGKWVEAGDLAVGMTFRTPSGETVTVERLHHYEKRQRTYDLTVDDIHTYYVLAGETPVLVHNSGGCIPALRGWSSQRFQFGNQTFLLDKKGMEHILTRHHPKMWDGSVKAQQSFFDPKMSVSDVQGAIGQVMRQNRDTLVQRGSRGMYQIQGNVNGVDYVLGMNKGRVGQFYPVTP; encoded by the coding sequence ATGGTCGGCTCGCTGCTGCAAGCGGCGGCCGTTCCGCAGGCCACGGCAGCCGACGGCAGCAAGGGCCGCCCGGCTCTGCCCGCGGCCGAAAAACCCGTACCCGGGGCATCCTTGGGAAGGGACGAGTCCCAGCCGCGGGGAGCCGCCAAAGGCCCGAAGACTCCTCGCAAGGCGCCAGATGCAGCGTGGCCGCAGACCGGTTCCGCGGTGGTGGAGCTGCCCCGTGCTTCGGGCAAGCGCAGGACGGGCCGCGTCAGAGCCGAGAACCTGCCGCTGGAACTCGGCACCCCCACGGAAGTGGACGGGGCCGCTGCGAAGACCCAGCCGCAGACTGCCGACGGCAGCGGGCGTGCGCCGGCGGCCCGGGGCAAGGTACGGACGCGGGTCATCGACCGTGAAACCGCGCGGAAAGCCGGAGTGGACGGGCTCCTGTTCACCGTCGAATCCCTGCCGGCAGCGGGCCGTGCGGAAGATGGCAAGCCCGGGACGGTCGGGGCCAGGCTCGACTACTCCGGCTTCGCCGAGGCGTTCGGTGGCGGCTACGGAGCGCGGCTGACGCTGGTCGAACTGCCCGCCTGCGTCCTGAGAACCCCCGACAAGAAGCAGTGCCGTACGGGTACACCGGTCACCGCCGTCAACGACACCGAGCAGCAGACCCTGACCGCCGAAGCGGTGAGCCTGCGGCCCGGCTCCCCGACCGTTCTGGCCGCAGTGGCGGAGGAGGAGAGCGAGGAGAACGGCGACTACAAGGCCACCAAACTCTCCCCCTCCGCGGCCTGGGACACCAACCTCAACACCGGTGACTTCAGCTGGTCCTACGACATGCCGGTACCGGAGGTCCCCGGCGGCATGAAGCCCAATGTGGGCCTGTCGTACTCCTCCGGAGCCATCGACGGACGCACGGGCGGGACGAACAATCAGTCCTCCTGGGTCGGTGACGGCTTCGACCTGTGGCCCGGGTACATCGAGCGCCGCTACAAGCCGTGCTCCGAGGACGACGTCGAACACCCTGACGGCAACAAGCCCGGTGACCAGTGCTGGGGTTACGACAACGCGTTCATCACCTTCAACGGCAAGGGAGGTGAGCTGGTCCCCGCAGGAAAGGACGAGTGGAAACTCAAGCAGGACGACGGCACCAAGATCAACAGGCTGAGGTCCACCAACCGCGGCAACGGTGACGAGGACGGCGAGTACTGGCGGCTGACCGACCCGGAGGGGAACCGTTACTACTTCGGTTACCACCGGCTGCCGGGCTGGACCGAGGGGAAGGAGACCACCGACTCGGCGTGGACGGTCCCGGTCTTCGGAGACGACACCGGTGAACCCTGCCACGCGGGCTCCTTCGAGGATTCGTGGTGCCGGCAGGCCTGGCGATGGAACCTCGACTACGCCGTGGACCGCCACGGAAACGCGGTGGCGTACTACTACGACCAGGAGAAGAACTCCTACGGCCGCAACCTTGAGGAGAAGGACAACACCCGCTACACCCGCGGCGGCACCCTCGACCGTATCGAGTACGGCCTGAAGTCCTCGTCGATGTACGGCACCAAGGCACTGGCGAAGGTGACCTTCACCGGCGCCCAGCGCTGCCTGCCGAACGACAGGACCGACTGCACGTCCATCGAGGACGATGCCTTCTACTGGTACGACACGCCCTGGGACCTCAACTGCGAGGCCGGTGCGGACTGTGACCGAGGCCGGGTGTCGCCGTCCTTCTGGACCCGTGAACGGCTGACGGGCGTGACGACCCAGATCCTGACCGGGGACACCTACAGCAACGTGGACTCCTGGAAACTGGACCACCGCTGGGGACAGGCCGACATCGACTACCAGCTGCTGCTGGACTCCGTCCAGCACACCGGTCACACCGCGGAACCAGCCGTGACGCTGCCCAAGACGACCTTCGCCTACACCCAGCTGGAGAACCGTCTGGACAAGACGGGGGACGGATACGCGCCGTTCGTCAAGGCCCGGCTGTCCACGGTCGCCGATGAATCCGGCGGCCGGACCGACGTCAACTACTCGAGTCCCGTGTGTGACTGGGACGCCCTGCCCACACCGGAGACGAACACCACACGGTGCTTCCCGCAGTACATCGGCGGTTCCGGCTCGGACGACCCGGAGCGGCAGTGGTTCAACAAGTACGTCGTCACCTCCGTCACGGACACCGATCGCACCGGCGGAGCTCCCGACCAGGTCACGCGGTACGAGTACAAGGGCGGAGCGGCCTGGCACTTCGATGACGACGACGGCCTGACCCGGGAGAAGTTCAAGACCTGGTCCCAGTGGCGCGGTTACGGCCACGTCCGGGTGATGACAGGCGGTCAGGGCGGCACAGCCGCGATGAAGTCACAGGAGGACAGCTACTTCCTCCGCGGTATGGACGGCGATCGCAAGAACGCCTCCGGGGGAACCAAGTCGGTCAGCGTCGCGCTCGGCGAGGGCGAGGGCGACCCGATCACGGATCACGAGTCGGCGGCCGGGTTCGCCTACAAGACCGTGGCCTTTTCGGCCCCCGGGGGCAACGTACTGGGCAAGTCGGTGCAGCGGCCGTGGCACCACCGGACGGCGGAGAAAGAACGTGACTTTGGTACGGTCACGGCGAATCTGACCGGCACCGCCCACGTGAAGGAATGGGCCTCGCTGGACGACGGCGGGGGTTCCGAGTGGCGCATCACCTCCACATCGACGAAACACGACACCGTCGCGGGCCGCGTCGTCCAGGTCGACGACTTCGGTGACAACGGCACGTCCGCCGACAACCAGTGCACCCGTACCACCTACGCGACCAACACCGACAAGAACATCCTCGCGCTCCCCTCCCGGGTGGAGACCGTCGCGGTCAAGTGCGCCGATGAGCCGGACCGCTCCGAGGACGTCATCTCGGACGAGCGCACCGCCTACGACGGTGGTGCCTACGGTGCGGCCCCGACCACGGGCGACGCCACGCATGCCGCCTCGCTCAAACAGCACGACGGCACCAAGGCCACCTACCTGGAGTCCGGGGCGACCTATGATTCCTACGGCCGCCGGCTGACGGCCACCGATCTCACCGCCAACGTCACCACCACCGGGGACGGCGCCCCCGTACGCAGCGCGCGGGACGATGGCCGCATCACGACCACGGCCTACAGCCCCGCCACCGGCTTGCCGTCGAAGGTCACCGAGACCACTCCGCCGGCCAAGGACGGTGACAACTCCACCGCGCAGACCATGGTCACCGAGCTGGAACCACTGCGCGGCCGGCCCACGGCCGTCTTCGACACCAACAACAAGCGGACGACACTCGCCTACGACGCCCTGGGCCGGACCACCAAGGTCTGGCTCGCGGGCAGGCTCACCGGCACGAAGCCGGACCAGGAGTACACCTACTTCGTCAACGAGGGCGAGCCGGTGGCCGTGGCCACCCGCACCCTGGGGATCAGCGGCTCGGAGCAGATCCCCTCCTACACGATCTACGACGGGTTCCTGCGCGAACGCCAGGTTCAGGAGCCGGGCCCCGACGGCGGCCGTCTTATCTCGGACATCTTCTACGACGAGCGCGGCCAGGTCGCCAAGACCTTCGCCCCGTACTACGCCGACGGCGCTCAGCGGAGGCTCCTGTTCCAGCCCGAGGACGCGGAGGGGGTGGAGAGCCAGACCCGGCACAGCTATGACGGGCTCGGCCGGGAGACCGAGTCGCGGCAGATCGCGGGCAACGGCGACGGCGGCGCCGTCCTCGGCGTGACGAAGACCCTGCACGGCGGAGACCGCACCACCGTCATCCCGCCCGAGGGCGGCACGGCCACCACCACCCTGACCGACGCCCGCGGCCGGAGCACGGAGCTGCGCCAGCACCACCAGCGGGCTGCCGACGCCGGCTACGACACCACGAAGTACACCTACACACCCTCCGGCGAACTGTCGAAGGTCACCGACCCCGCGGGCAACGCCTGGACCTACGACTACGACCAACTGGGCCGCCAGATCAGGTCGGAGGACCCGGACAAGGGCACCGTCACCAGCACCTACGACGACCGCGGCCAGCTTGTCTCGACCACGGACGCGCGGGGCACCGAACTGGTCAAGGTCTATGACGGTCTCGGCCGCCAGACAGAACTCCGCGAGGGTGGCGCGACGGGCAAGCTGCGTGCGAAATGGACCTTCGACACCATCAGCGGCGCGCAAGGACACCTGGCGGAAGCCACCCGCTATGTGGACGGTGAGGCGTACACGCACAAGGTGACGATGTACGACCCCTACTACCGGCCGATGCGCACCGCGACCGTCATCCCCGGCGCCGAGGGCGAACTGGCGGGCACCTACCAGGAGGGAACCTCCTACGCCGCCAACGGACTGGTCAGGGCGCGCAGTTTCTCCGCGGCCGGGAACATCACGGGCAAGGGCTGGAACCACACCTACGAGAACGGCACTCTCCGTCCGCTCGCGGTCTACGGCAGCGGCTTCCGCGCGGATGCCACCTTCTCCCTCACCGGCAAGCCGCTGCAGTTCGAACTCGGCGGCACGGGCGGGGCGAAGAAGACCTGGGTGTCCCACACCTACGAGTGGGGCACCCAACGCCTCGCCACGTCCCGCGTCGACCGCGAAGAGGTCGCCGGCGTCGACCAGCACAACACCTACCGGTACGACCAGGCGGGCAACGTTCTGTCCGTCTCGGATGTGTCGCGCGACGGAACCGACACCCAGTGCTTCACCTACGACTACCTCCGCAGAATCACCGAGGCGTGGACGCAGGGCGTGAAGACCTGTGCCGACAAGCCGGCGGGCGACGAGATCGGCGGTCCGGCTCCGTACTGGCACTCCTACACCTACGACAAGACCGGTAACCGGCTCACCGAGACCCTGCACGACACCGGCGGGGACAGCGCGAAGGACACCGAGCGCAGCTACGCCTACCCGCCCGCGGGCGGCCCGCAGCCGCACACGCTCACCTCGGTCTCCACCCAGGGCCCGGCCGGCACGGCCCGGGACACCTACGGCTATGACGCGACCGGCAACACCTCCTCAAGGAATCTGGCCGGTGACACCCAGAAACTGACCTGGGATGCCGAAGGCCACCTAGCCAAGATCACGGAACCGGTCGAGGGCGGTGAGGACAAGGTCACCGAGTACCTCTACGACACCGACGGCAACCGTCTGATCGCCCGGACTCCGACGGAGACCACCCTCTACCTCGGCGACCACACCGAGATCGTTCTGAAAAAGGGTTCCGACGAGCCGGAAGCCACCCGCTACATCCCCCTGGGAGGCGGGAACCAGGCCGTTATCGCCGACGACGGAACCTGCACGATCACCGTCGCCGATCACCACGGCACCGGCCAACTCGCCATCGACGCCGCGACACTGGAGCTGACCCGGCGCCGGACGCTCCCCTTCGGGGGACTCCGGGGTGAGACACCCGAAGCCTGGCCCGGCACCAGAGGCTTCGTGGGAGGCGTCGACGAGACCGGGACCACGGGTCTCGTCCACCTCGGCGCACGCGAGTACGACCCGGCGCTCGGCCGGTTCATCTCCGTGGACCCGGTCATGGATCTGGCGAAGCCGCAGCAGATCCACGGTTACACCTACAGCAGTAACAACCCGCTGACATGGACCGATCCCACCGGGCTGATGGAGACGTGCGGGGCCACCACGGTTCAGTGCTACCCCGGCCACAGAGAAAAGCCCAAGAAGCCGAAGGGCAAGAAAAAGATCAACAGCGCTGTCAGCGGAGGAAACCCGGGCAGCCCGGGCAACTCCGGGAGCAGCAGACCCTGGGGCGGAAGGCTGGGAACCTACACCCCGGGCAGCGGCTCCGGCCGCGGATTGGGCCCCGTCATCATCGAGGGGAACGATGTCGATGCGCCCTCGTGTACGTGGACGGTAAACGTCTGCACTGGGGGCCTGATCGAAGCCGCCGATTTCCAGGCGGACTGGGCAGATCTCTGGGAAATAGGCGAAGAAGTCGTTTTTCCTGATATTGAGTCGTGGAAGAGTTGCCTGGCCGACCATGAGCTCGCCGGATGCGGATGGGCTGCCACAGACCTCCCCTGGTTCAAGGTGATCAAGGGCGGCAAGGTCTTCCTGAAGGGTGCCAAGAAGTGTCACAGTTTCCTGCCCGGCACTGCGGTTCTTCTGGCTGATGGCACGCGGAAGGACATAGAGAATCTGGAGGTCGGTGACGAGATCGTCGTCACCAACCCCGAAACTGGTGAGACGACGACCCGCGAAGTGGTCGCCAGCATCATCACCGAGGACGACAAGCACTTCGTCGAGCTGACGATCTCAAGCGATAATAGATCCGCCTCCCTGGTCGCCACAGCAACGCATCCCTTCTGGGTGGAGTCCGAGGGCAAGTGGGTCGAAGCCGGCGACCTCGCCGTCGGGATGACGTTCCGCACTCCGTCCGGCGAGACCGTCACCGTGGAGCGCCTCCACCACTACGAGAAGCGCCAGCGGACGTACGACCTCACTGTCGATGACATCCACACGTACTATGTGCTGGCAGGGGAGACTCCGGTCCTCGTTCACAACAGCGGAGGGTGCATTCCGGCCCTCCGGGGTTGGAGCAGCCAACGCTTCCAGTTCGGGAACCAGACCTTCCTTCTGGACAAGAAGGGAATGGAGCACATCCTCACTCGTCACCATCCGAAAATGTGGGATGGCTCGGTAAAGGCTCAGCAGTCTTTCTTCGACCCCAAGATGAGCGTTTCTGATGTTCAGGGCGCAATCGGGCAGGTTATGCGCCAGAACAGGGATACGCTCGTTCAGCGAGGAAGCAGGGGTATGTATCAGATTCAGGGAAACGTCAACGGAGTAGACTATGTTCTCGGCATGAATAAAGGCCGAGTCGGCCAGTTCTACCCTGTTACTCCCTGA
- a CDS encoding LamG-like jellyroll fold domain-containing protein: MAEAERTGEAVEISSRRGESSEVFATPDGKLEAREYLRPVRARVQGQWKPVNTDLAERPDGLIGSKATTVELKLSGGGDKAPLVSMRKAGRELVLSWPGELPAPVVEGDTATYPEVLPGVDLRMGAQEDGFTQLLVVKSAEAAQSPALSELRLRMAAEGMEVRETDAGGLESVDEGAGTPVFEAPAPLMWDSSGGPEEPGERQTASRVADEEPGDSRAGESGKLAPVEVDVTAGQKELVLTPDPGVLRGEDTQYPVFIDPQWYSPRASAWTVASKYWASSPQWKFNGDSDAGMGYCGWAYCKPHDTKRLFYRVPVSKFANKSILSAEFVVRNVHSASCDARSVQLWRTKGISSSTTWNSQNDAGFWVDRLASKSFAYGYTGCAAKDAEFSVKAAVQEAADKKWSTMTFGLRASSETDAYGWKRFSNKAFLRVKYNRPPSQIKMSQLAMEYGGTCKKPDSKARVRTLGKIYANNVTDPDGDGVAVEFQAKWDSGDGKGTVVRWKPSRTSSKKSGASFSISLPSSIPQNKTVHWYARSYDGAQHSPWSYAGDPTGCYFVYDTSVPKAPSIASGEYPESDPENTDDPWYDGVGQYGSFSLDSASTDVNRYRYGINADPVSRNQISTSGGAARTAKMLPGKPGLNFFTAQALDAAGNASEIRTYQFRVKAGQPERATWQLDESEGAQRADGSTPPRVARLHGEAAPGVTGVKGTALSLNGTDAYASTDIPVVDTDRGFTVSAWVKLSHIPEGAAVIAAQPGNHRPGFELYYSAHYDRWAFNQYESDHPDAKIVRAMADRPGGVKADEWTHLVGSYDGVNRNLRLFVDSEPVGQVDLPNAWNARRGLHIGAGSYGTGPEAFFPGTIDELQLFDKRIAQDEVDKLYRKERVGDPGRPAVAVFALDERTSATEVNGHGDVLPAEFHGGVTPGMPGVAGNSAGFNGTDGYARIGQTTGPHVNTSRSFTISAWAKLDRKPDGAAIIAAQAGRHRPGFELYYSAHYDRWAFNQYSADDPDAKIIRAMQPDGSKAYAGQWVHLAGVHDTVADTLTLYLNGREAGAIELGGAFYADQSMLIGAGSYSGEISNHFPGRIDDVRLFDRPVSSSEVQQLFRQRPLIKGRWMFEESEGGNTPDDSPENNPMTLHGGAAPGMGFVDFGGLELDGVDDHAATSTVPVDTSASFTVTAWAQAAAVPDDGVALVSAAGGEESAFSVRYVPDSGGTGESPGRWQLAMPSRDAAGASFARVDHGEFHDVREWNHLAVVYDGFSKQARLYVNGSLVETSCADADGDGEADDPGCADLVPWAEDVLSFQATDSLQVGRARVDGSWGEYFPGAVDDVWTFQGALDEAQVEWLAGQWFELPTEVPNTR, from the coding sequence ATGGCGGAGGCGGAGCGCACCGGTGAAGCGGTGGAGATCTCTTCCCGACGCGGTGAGAGCAGCGAAGTCTTCGCCACCCCGGACGGCAAGCTGGAGGCCCGTGAGTACCTGCGGCCGGTCCGGGCCCGGGTGCAGGGCCAGTGGAAGCCGGTCAACACGGACCTGGCTGAACGACCGGACGGCCTGATCGGCTCGAAGGCGACGACAGTGGAACTGAAACTGTCCGGCGGCGGTGACAAGGCACCGCTGGTCAGTATGCGGAAGGCCGGCCGGGAGCTTGTGCTCTCCTGGCCCGGTGAACTGCCCGCCCCTGTGGTGGAGGGGGACACGGCGACCTATCCGGAGGTCCTGCCCGGAGTCGACCTTCGTATGGGGGCTCAGGAGGACGGTTTTACGCAACTGCTGGTGGTCAAGTCGGCAGAGGCGGCGCAGAGCCCCGCGTTATCCGAACTCCGGCTGCGGATGGCGGCCGAAGGGATGGAGGTACGGGAAACCGACGCCGGAGGGCTGGAGTCGGTCGACGAGGGAGCCGGAACTCCGGTCTTCGAGGCACCAGCACCTTTGATGTGGGACTCCAGCGGTGGTCCCGAGGAGCCGGGGGAGCGCCAGACCGCTTCCCGGGTGGCTGATGAGGAGCCGGGGGACTCGCGTGCCGGTGAGTCGGGGAAGCTGGCCCCTGTCGAGGTGGACGTCACGGCGGGCCAGAAGGAACTGGTACTCACTCCGGATCCCGGGGTGCTGAGGGGTGAGGACACCCAGTACCCGGTATTCATCGATCCCCAGTGGTACTCGCCCCGGGCATCAGCCTGGACGGTGGCGTCGAAATACTGGGCTTCTTCGCCACAGTGGAAGTTCAACGGCGACTCGGATGCCGGCATGGGCTACTGCGGCTGGGCCTACTGCAAGCCCCATGACACCAAGCGGCTCTTCTACCGGGTTCCGGTGTCCAAGTTCGCCAACAAGTCCATCTTGTCGGCGGAGTTCGTGGTGCGGAACGTGCACTCGGCTTCGTGCGACGCCCGCTCTGTGCAGCTCTGGCGCACCAAGGGCATCAGCTCCTCCACGACGTGGAACTCGCAGAACGACGCCGGTTTCTGGGTGGACCGGCTGGCGTCGAAGTCCTTCGCCTACGGCTACACGGGCTGTGCGGCCAAGGACGCGGAGTTCTCCGTGAAGGCTGCGGTGCAGGAGGCAGCGGACAAGAAGTGGTCGACGATGACCTTCGGTCTGCGGGCGTCGAGCGAGACGGACGCCTACGGGTGGAAGAGGTTCTCGAACAAGGCGTTTCTCCGCGTGAAGTACAACCGTCCGCCGTCGCAGATCAAGATGTCGCAACTGGCCATGGAGTACGGCGGAACCTGCAAGAAGCCGGACAGCAAGGCCCGAGTGCGCACCCTCGGCAAGATCTACGCGAACAACGTCACCGACCCCGACGGGGACGGTGTGGCAGTGGAATTCCAGGCGAAGTGGGACTCCGGGGACGGCAAGGGAACCGTCGTCCGGTGGAAGCCCTCGCGGACCTCCTCGAAGAAGTCCGGGGCAAGCTTCTCCATCTCACTCCCGTCCTCGATCCCCCAGAACAAGACGGTGCATTGGTACGCGCGCTCCTACGACGGGGCGCAGCACTCACCGTGGTCGTACGCGGGAGACCCGACCGGCTGCTACTTCGTCTACGACACCAGCGTGCCGAAGGCCCCGTCCATCGCGTCGGGCGAGTATCCGGAGTCGGATCCGGAGAATACGGACGACCCCTGGTATGATGGTGTCGGCCAGTACGGATCCTTCTCTCTGGACTCGGCATCGACCGACGTGAACCGGTACCGGTACGGAATCAACGCCGACCCGGTGTCGAGGAACCAGATCTCCACTTCCGGGGGCGCGGCACGGACCGCCAAGATGCTACCGGGAAAGCCGGGTCTGAACTTTTTCACGGCTCAAGCGCTCGACGCGGCGGGGAACGCGTCGGAGATCCGTACGTATCAGTTCAGGGTGAAGGCCGGGCAACCCGAGCGGGCCACCTGGCAACTGGACGAGAGTGAGGGCGCGCAGAGGGCTGACGGGTCCACACCACCCCGTGTGGCGAGGCTGCACGGGGAAGCCGCTCCGGGCGTGACCGGTGTGAAGGGCACGGCCCTGTCCCTGAACGGCACAGACGCCTACGCCTCCACCGACATCCCCGTGGTGGACACCGACCGCGGGTTCACGGTCTCCGCATGGGTCAAGCTGTCACACATACCCGAGGGTGCGGCGGTCATCGCGGCCCAGCCGGGCAATCACCGCCCGGGCTTCGAGTTGTACTACTCGGCGCACTACGACCGCTGGGCCTTCAACCAGTACGAGTCCGATCACCCGGACGCGAAGATCGTCCGGGCCATGGCGGACCGGCCGGGCGGGGTGAAGGCGGATGAATGGACCCACCTTGTGGGCTCCTACGACGGTGTGAACAGGAACCTGCGTCTTTTCGTCGACAGCGAACCGGTGGGCCAGGTGGACCTGCCCAATGCGTGGAACGCGCGCAGGGGCCTGCACATCGGCGCCGGTTCCTACGGCACCGGGCCCGAGGCGTTCTTTCCGGGAACCATTGACGAGCTACAGCTCTTCGACAAACGGATCGCCCAGGACGAGGTCGACAAGCTGTACCGCAAAGAACGGGTCGGTGACCCCGGCCGTCCGGCGGTCGCGGTCTTCGCGCTGGACGAGCGGACAAGCGCCACCGAAGTCAACGGTCACGGGGACGTACTGCCTGCCGAATTCCACGGCGGTGTGACTCCCGGTATGCCGGGGGTGGCCGGCAACTCGGCCGGGTTCAACGGAACAGACGGCTACGCCCGCATCGGGCAGACCACCGGTCCGCATGTGAACACCTCGCGCAGTTTCACCATCTCGGCCTGGGCGAAGCTCGACCGCAAGCCGGACGGCGCAGCCATTATCGCGGCGCAGGCGGGGCGACACCGCCCCGGTTTCGAGTTGTACTACTCGGCGCACTACGACCGCTGGGCCTTCAACCAGTACAGCGCGGACGACCCTGACGCGAAGATCATCCGTGCCATGCAGCCGGACGGCAGCAAGGCATACGCCGGGCAATGGGTGCATCTCGCGGGAGTCCACGACACCGTCGCAGACACCCTGACCCTGTATCTCAACGGCAGGGAGGCCGGCGCAATCGAACTCGGCGGCGCCTTCTACGCGGATCAGTCCATGCTGATCGGCGCCGGCTCCTACAGCGGCGAGATCAGCAATCACTTCCCCGGACGAATCGACGATGTGCGGCTCTTCGACCGTCCCGTGTCATCGAGTGAGGTGCAGCAGTTGTTCCGGCAGCGTCCTCTCATCAAGGGGCGCTGGATGTTCGAGGAGTCCGAGGGCGGCAACACACCGGACGATTCCCCGGAGAACAACCCGATGACGTTGCACGGTGGCGCCGCGCCCGGCATGGGCTTCGTCGACTTCGGCGGTCTGGAACTCGACGGCGTCGACGACCACGCGGCAACGAGCACGGTGCCGGTCGACACATCGGCAAGCTTTACCGTCACCGCATGGGCACAGGCGGCGGCCGTGCCCGATGACGGTGTCGCCCTGGTCAGTGCGGCAGGGGGTGAGGAGAGCGCGTTCTCCGTTCGTTATGTCCCGGACAGCGGAGGCACTGGTGAGAGCCCGGGCAGATGGCAGTTGGCCATGCCTTCGCGTGACGCCGCCGGCGCCTCCTTCGCCCGGGTCGATCACGGGGAATTCCATGACGTACGCGAATGGAATCACCTGGCCGTCGTCTACGACGGGTTCTCCAAACAGGCCCGTCTGTACGTGAACGGCAGTCTGGTGGAGACCTCTTGCGCCGACGCCGATGGGGACGGTGAGGCGGACGATCCCGGCTGCGCGGATCTGGTGCCGTGGGCCGAGGACGTGCTCTCGTTCCAGGCCACCGATTCCTTGCAGGTCGGCAGGGCCAGGGTGGACGGCTCCTGGGGCGAGTACTTCCCCGGCGCGGTGGACGACGTGTGGACCTTCCAAGGCGCCTTGGACGAGGCGCAGGTCGAGTGGCTGGCCGGTCAGTGGTTCGAGCTGCCGACCGAGGTGCCCAACACGCGGTGA
- a CDS encoding type II toxin-antitoxin system VapC family toxin gives MLPSPVLTEVCWLLERWPKLEAAFLSEVAKGTFELVHLTPADLERMGELVLQYADFPLGGVDASVIAVAERFGVERIAPLDRRHFSVVRPQHTPALTLLP, from the coding sequence CTGCTTCCCAGCCCCGTGCTGACCGAGGTGTGCTGGCTGCTGGAACGCTGGCCCAAGCTGGAAGCCGCCTTCCTCTCCGAGGTCGCCAAGGGCACCTTCGAACTGGTCCACCTCACCCCTGCAGACCTGGAGCGGATGGGTGAGCTCGTCCTGCAGTACGCGGATTTCCCGCTGGGCGGCGTCGACGCCTCGGTGATCGCCGTAGCCGAACGCTTCGGGGTGGAGCGGATCGCGCCCCTCGACCGCAGACACTTCAGCGTCGTCCGCCCCCAGCACACCCCGGCTCTCACACTGCTGCCCTGA